The proteins below come from a single Chitinophaga pinensis DSM 2588 genomic window:
- the ppsA gene encoding phosphoenolpyruvate synthase: MSAYILGLQDIDASAFAFVGGKGANLGVLSQIEGINVPGGFCVTTTAYKAITANSPELSSLLDQLNTLKADDRKGISEVCTSIRRLIENITIPDDITAAISAYLDTFDEQQAFAVRSSATAEDLPTASFAGQQDTYLNIIGKEAILQHISRCWASLYTDRAVTYRLQNGFDHKKVYLSVVVQQMIFPEVAGIMFTADPVTANRKVLSIDASFGLGEALVSGIVNADNYKVRAGKVISRKIAVKKQAVLSLTKGGTATQEIPPERQHTPSLTNKQVLALSELGRKIERHFGQPQDIEWCLANGTFFIVQSRPITTLYPIPEADDTENRVYVSVGHNQMMTDAMKPLGLSFFLLMTPALMRVAGGRIFIDITRQLSQPASRKGVIETLGKSHPLIKDALLTITKRNDFIRKIPDDMNTPAKVHPLAAAQTPVENDPAIVTDLINTTQASIAALKQNMQHLSVPDSLDFILEDIRQQKAAMFKVQSMAVIMAGINATEWLNDKMNKWLGEKGAADILSQSVANNITSEMGLALLHVADVIRPYPAVVAYLQQTKADNFLDELPALEGGQESRNAILAFLDKYGMRCVGEIDITKTRWSEKPAILLPAILSNIKNFETGAGWRKFEEGQQDARQKEQELLARLLQLPNGKRKARDTKEMISRLRNFIGYREYPKYGMVNRYFIYKQALLKAAEVLTQADIIREKEDIFYLSFEELQEVVRSAKLDNAMISQRKAAFTLYEKLTPPRVITSDGEVITGRYKHTYLPADAIAGMAVSAGVIEGRARVILNMEEADLEEGDILVTAFTDPSWTPLFVSIKGLVTEVGGLMTHGAVIAREYGLPAVVGADNVTKLIKDGQRIRVNGTEGYIEIL, encoded by the coding sequence ATGAGTGCTTACATACTTGGATTGCAGGATATTGATGCATCGGCATTTGCATTTGTAGGGGGCAAAGGCGCCAATCTGGGCGTTTTATCTCAGATAGAAGGAATTAATGTGCCCGGAGGTTTTTGTGTTACTACAACGGCTTATAAGGCGATTACAGCGAATAGTCCGGAACTCAGTTCCCTGCTGGATCAGCTGAATACCCTGAAAGCGGATGACAGGAAAGGGATCAGTGAAGTCTGTACCTCGATTCGTCGCCTTATCGAAAATATTACCATTCCGGACGATATCACCGCAGCGATCAGCGCATACCTCGACACGTTCGATGAACAACAGGCTTTCGCCGTACGTTCCAGTGCTACCGCGGAAGACCTGCCGACGGCATCCTTTGCTGGTCAGCAGGATACCTATCTGAATATTATCGGAAAAGAAGCCATTCTGCAACATATCAGCCGTTGCTGGGCCTCACTGTACACGGACAGGGCGGTTACTTACCGCCTGCAAAACGGATTTGATCATAAAAAGGTATATCTGTCTGTCGTCGTGCAGCAGATGATCTTTCCCGAAGTCGCCGGTATCATGTTTACCGCAGATCCGGTGACTGCCAACAGAAAAGTATTATCTATCGATGCCAGTTTCGGCTTAGGCGAAGCCCTGGTGTCCGGTATCGTCAATGCGGATAATTATAAGGTACGTGCCGGTAAAGTGATCAGCAGAAAAATCGCTGTAAAGAAACAAGCTGTTCTTTCACTGACAAAGGGTGGTACCGCCACACAGGAGATTCCTCCGGAACGGCAACATACGCCCTCGCTGACCAATAAACAGGTGCTCGCATTGAGTGAGCTTGGAAGAAAGATAGAAAGACATTTTGGTCAGCCGCAAGACATAGAATGGTGTCTGGCAAACGGTACGTTTTTTATCGTCCAGAGTCGTCCTATCACCACTTTATACCCGATCCCCGAAGCAGATGATACCGAAAACCGGGTATATGTTTCTGTCGGACATAACCAGATGATGACGGACGCCATGAAGCCATTGGGACTCTCTTTTTTCCTGTTGATGACGCCTGCCCTGATGCGGGTCGCCGGCGGGAGAATATTTATAGATATTACCCGGCAACTCTCGCAACCTGCCAGCAGGAAAGGGGTAATAGAAACGCTGGGAAAATCCCATCCCCTGATAAAAGATGCACTCCTGACCATTACAAAGCGGAATGATTTTATCAGGAAGATCCCGGATGACATGAATACACCTGCTAAAGTACATCCGCTGGCAGCAGCACAGACGCCTGTTGAAAACGATCCGGCAATTGTTACAGATCTGATCAATACTACACAGGCATCCATCGCAGCCTTAAAACAAAACATGCAGCACTTGTCTGTACCCGATAGCCTGGATTTCATATTGGAAGATATCCGGCAACAAAAAGCCGCCATGTTTAAAGTACAGAGCATGGCTGTGATTATGGCGGGCATCAATGCGACTGAATGGCTCAATGATAAAATGAATAAATGGCTGGGTGAAAAAGGCGCCGCCGATATCCTTTCTCAATCCGTCGCCAATAACATCACTTCTGAAATGGGCCTGGCACTGCTGCACGTCGCAGATGTTATTCGTCCTTACCCGGCCGTCGTTGCCTACCTGCAACAAACAAAAGCAGATAACTTCCTTGATGAATTACCTGCACTCGAAGGTGGTCAGGAATCCCGTAATGCCATTCTTGCTTTCCTCGATAAATACGGTATGCGATGTGTCGGAGAAATTGATATCACGAAAACCCGCTGGAGCGAAAAGCCTGCGATATTATTGCCTGCTATTCTCAGTAATATCAAGAACTTCGAAACGGGTGCCGGCTGGCGAAAATTTGAAGAAGGGCAACAGGACGCCCGCCAGAAAGAACAGGAATTATTAGCCCGTTTACTGCAATTGCCCAATGGTAAACGGAAGGCCCGTGACACCAAAGAAATGATCAGCCGTCTCCGGAATTTTATCGGCTATCGGGAATACCCTAAATATGGTATGGTCAATCGCTATTTCATCTATAAACAGGCATTACTGAAAGCTGCGGAGGTACTTACACAGGCTGATATTATCCGCGAAAAGGAGGATATCTTTTACCTCTCTTTTGAAGAACTACAGGAAGTCGTACGCAGCGCTAAGCTGGATAACGCAATGATCAGTCAACGGAAAGCTGCGTTTACCTTATATGAAAAGCTAACACCCCCTCGTGTCATTACATCTGACGGTGAAGTTATTACAGGTAGATATAAACATACATATCTTCCGGCTGATGCCATTGCAGGTATGGCGGTTTCTGCCGGTGTAATAGAAGGTCGTGCACGCGTAATCCTGAACATGGAGGAAGCGGATCTGGAAGAAGGAGATATACTGGTGACTGCCTTTACCGATCCCAGCTGGACGCCCTTATTTGTGTCTATAAAAGGACTGGTCACAGAAGTCGGAGGATTAATGACACATGGTGCTGTCATTGCCCGGGAATATGGTTTGCCTGCAGTGGTAGGTGCAGACAATGTCACTAAATTGATTAAGGATGGACAAAGAATCCGGGTCAATGGCACAGAAGGGTATATCGAGATATTATAA
- a CDS encoding DUF808 family protein, with protein sequence MASGIFAILDDIASLMDDVSVAAKVATRKTAGILGDDLAVNAEKATGFLASRELPVLWAITKGSLLNKLIIVPIALLLNAFFPIAIKVALVLGGFYLAYEGVEKIIEYFFHHEAAGHEAAEAVQLSASEAEKAKIKSAIVTDFILSVEIVIIALGSVLEAELVTQILTVSIVAILATIGVYGIVALIVRMDDAGFKLIKHSGNKGALSVLGGLLVKALPLIIRMLAVVGTIALILVSGGIFVHNIDFLHHLLPTWPSFIKEAGIGLLAGLLTVGVVTVSKKIVALVKR encoded by the coding sequence ATGGCATCGGGTATTTTTGCAATTTTAGATGATATAGCCAGCTTAATGGACGACGTGTCTGTGGCGGCTAAAGTAGCAACCAGAAAAACAGCAGGGATCTTAGGAGATGATCTGGCCGTAAACGCGGAAAAAGCAACCGGTTTTCTGGCTTCCAGGGAATTACCTGTATTGTGGGCCATCACCAAAGGTTCTTTACTGAACAAGCTCATCATCGTTCCGATCGCTTTATTGCTGAATGCATTTTTTCCTATCGCCATCAAGGTTGCATTGGTACTCGGCGGATTTTACCTGGCATATGAGGGCGTAGAAAAGATTATAGAGTATTTTTTCCATCACGAAGCAGCAGGTCATGAAGCAGCGGAAGCTGTGCAGCTCAGTGCCAGTGAGGCAGAAAAAGCGAAGATCAAATCTGCGATTGTAACTGACTTCATCCTTTCTGTAGAGATCGTCATTATTGCCCTGGGATCTGTACTGGAAGCAGAACTGGTTACACAGATCCTGACCGTTTCCATTGTTGCCATACTGGCGACGATCGGTGTATACGGTATCGTTGCCCTCATTGTCAGAATGGACGATGCAGGATTTAAACTGATCAAACACTCCGGCAATAAAGGGGCACTCTCTGTATTAGGAGGTTTGCTGGTAAAAGCACTTCCATTGATTATCAGAATGCTGGCCGTTGTCGGAACAATTGCTTTAATCCTTGTTTCAGGGGGCATTTTCGTTCATAACATCGACTTTTTACATCACCTGCTGCCGACGTGGCCATCCTTTATTAAAGAGGCCGGCATCGGACTACTTGCCGGTTTATTGACAGTAGGTGTCGTAACCGTTAGTAAAAAGATCGTGGCATTGGTAAAGCGCTAA
- a CDS encoding AraC family transcriptional regulator, producing MRKTNKSIPVNHFDDTYNSGMSIEKIFIKNLRSLEELAEVEDIDTIEGIAEAHRHDRHSFYLVEGGTLSMDIDFEHYKIKPSSIMYMHPDQVHRTMEFKNVTVVSLAINNENLHSEYLQLLEDITPVKPLVLKKETFDTIAEAAALFIQLSKRDYNKVYHTLLKDCCNALVGLIIGQYLEQSKPADKLSRFEIVTQSFRKLLDRTFTTVKRPAEYAQQLNLSTPYLNECVRNTTGYSVSYHIQQRVILEAKRLLYHSDRSVKEIATILGYDDYPYFSRLFTKVTGMTPLAFRNKNLD from the coding sequence ATGCGTAAAACAAACAAGTCCATTCCTGTCAATCACTTCGACGACACGTATAACTCAGGCATGTCTATTGAAAAAATATTCATCAAAAACTTACGCTCTTTAGAGGAATTAGCCGAGGTCGAAGATATTGATACTATTGAGGGAATTGCGGAAGCCCACCGGCATGATCGTCACTCCTTCTACCTGGTTGAAGGCGGAACGCTTTCGATGGACATTGACTTTGAACATTACAAAATAAAGCCTTCATCCATCATGTACATGCATCCTGACCAGGTACACCGTACAATGGAATTTAAGAATGTGACGGTTGTCAGTCTGGCGATCAATAACGAAAACCTACATTCTGAATACCTGCAGCTCCTGGAGGATATCACACCTGTCAAACCTTTGGTATTAAAGAAAGAGACTTTCGATACCATTGCAGAAGCGGCCGCGCTCTTCATACAATTATCCAAACGGGATTATAACAAGGTATACCATACTTTATTAAAAGACTGTTGTAATGCACTGGTTGGGTTGATCATCGGACAATACCTGGAACAATCCAAACCGGCTGATAAACTCTCCCGGTTTGAAATCGTCACCCAATCCTTCCGGAAGCTATTAGACCGCACATTTACTACTGTAAAACGCCCCGCTGAATATGCCCAGCAATTAAACTTATCTACACCCTACCTGAACGAATGTGTCAGGAATACTACTGGCTATTCTGTTTCCTATCACATACAACAACGCGTTATTTTAGAAGCCAAACGACTGCTTTATCATTCCGACAGATCTGTAAAAGAGATAGCTACTATATTGGGCTATGATGATTACCCCTACTTTTCACGCCTGTTTACCAAAGTCACCGGTATGACGCCGCTGGCTTTCCGGAACAAAAACCTCGATTAG
- a CDS encoding mechanosensitive ion channel family protein, protein MVHLKMLLFALLFAVVGHHCFAQESLPPAGVDSTTINEALLVKEEQQKRIDSLVKQQLTKELAVVAGNVKRTEELEAQLRRIAVNDSLRNITQLEKLKALKKSTNGYPVILNQDTLFFIFTRTGSFNARDRASAVSGKIERLYKAPFFEADSLVMVENEGYYDIIYNNNEVIISIGNLDGLWFGKSNIDLAQTYLAIIKQTITKERSSHSLVNLLKRIALVGVIIILLTLIVVLVNKIFRRIAVFISKNKEKYLHDLRLRKIKIITAVHLEKALLRLNTVIKILSIVLIVYLSFPLLFSVFPETEAWTDTLLKWILSPLKSATRAIIDYLPNLFKVIVIYFIFRYLLKGIRYFFDEVKGGNIQLGGFHPDWAIPTFNILRFVLYAFMLVLVFPFLPGSGSPAFQGVSVFLGILISLGSSSAITNIVAGLVITYMRPFRIGDRVKIGEVVGDIVEKSMLVIRIKTIKNEDVTVPNSMVLSSSTINYSSHTKSEGLIVHYTVTIGYDVPWQQAYELLIAAALKTVHVEEAPKPFVLQTSLDDFYISYQINAYTKEANKQAVIYSNLLENIQDVFNNAGIEIMSPNYHVVRDGGKV, encoded by the coding sequence ATGGTTCATCTTAAAATGTTACTATTTGCGCTGTTGTTTGCAGTTGTCGGTCATCATTGTTTTGCGCAGGAATCCCTCCCTCCTGCAGGCGTTGACAGTACCACAATTAATGAAGCGTTGCTGGTGAAGGAAGAACAGCAAAAGCGAATAGATTCATTAGTCAAACAACAGTTAACCAAAGAACTAGCTGTTGTGGCCGGCAATGTCAAGCGTACAGAAGAACTTGAAGCACAACTACGGCGTATTGCAGTAAATGACTCTTTGCGCAATATCACACAACTGGAAAAGCTCAAAGCCCTGAAAAAAAGCACAAATGGTTATCCTGTTATTCTTAATCAGGATACCTTGTTTTTTATTTTTACACGCACAGGGTCTTTTAATGCAAGAGACAGAGCCAGCGCGGTATCAGGTAAAATAGAGCGATTGTATAAAGCCCCTTTCTTCGAAGCTGATTCACTGGTAATGGTTGAAAACGAAGGTTATTATGACATCATCTACAACAACAATGAAGTTATTATCAGCATAGGTAATCTGGACGGACTTTGGTTTGGCAAAAGCAATATAGATCTGGCCCAAACGTATCTGGCTATCATCAAACAAACTATTACGAAGGAACGCTCGTCACATAGTCTTGTTAACCTGCTGAAAAGGATTGCCCTTGTAGGAGTGATCATTATCCTGCTGACGCTCATTGTCGTACTGGTAAATAAAATCTTCCGCCGGATAGCTGTATTCATATCAAAAAACAAAGAAAAATACCTGCATGACCTCCGTCTCAGAAAGATAAAAATCATAACCGCTGTCCATCTCGAAAAGGCATTGCTCAGATTAAACACGGTCATAAAGATCCTGTCTATTGTCCTGATCGTTTACCTGTCATTTCCCCTTTTGTTCAGTGTATTTCCTGAAACAGAAGCCTGGACCGACACACTCCTTAAATGGATCTTATCTCCATTAAAATCTGCAACCAGAGCTATCATAGACTATCTACCCAATCTCTTCAAGGTAATAGTGATTTATTTCATTTTCAGGTATCTGCTGAAAGGGATCAGATACTTTTTCGATGAAGTGAAAGGAGGGAATATTCAACTTGGCGGATTTCATCCTGACTGGGCAATACCTACTTTTAACATCCTCCGGTTTGTGCTTTACGCGTTTATGTTAGTGCTGGTATTTCCTTTCCTTCCCGGCTCCGGCTCACCCGCTTTCCAGGGAGTATCCGTATTTCTTGGCATCCTCATTTCACTCGGTTCATCCAGTGCTATTACTAATATTGTGGCAGGTCTCGTTATTACTTATATGCGTCCGTTCCGCATTGGGGACCGGGTAAAGATTGGTGAGGTTGTCGGAGATATTGTAGAAAAGTCTATGTTGGTAATACGGATAAAAACGATTAAAAATGAAGATGTGACGGTGCCCAATTCGATGGTATTGTCCAGTTCGACGATCAATTATTCAAGTCACACCAAAAGTGAAGGTCTTATTGTACACTATACTGTTACGATCGGGTATGACGTACCCTGGCAACAGGCATATGAATTGCTGATTGCGGCGGCGTTAAAGACTGTACACGTAGAGGAAGCTCCCAAACCATTTGTGTTGCAGACCAGTCTTGATGACTTCTATATCTCTTATCAGATCAATGCTTATACAAAAGAAGCGAACAAACAGGCAGTGATATATAGCAATCTTCTTGAAAACATTCAGGATGTTTTTAACAACGCCGGAATAGAGATTATGTCTCCCAACTACCATGTAGTCAGGGATGGGGGAAAGGTATAA
- a CDS encoding T9SS C-terminal target domain-containing protein, producing MKFVFFILSLLIAGNVYSQCTSSTFRFILRGNGSESAQSIIEIAGGDMIIGGETTSFGAGNTDLFLTRITRSGQIVWSKTYGGAAREQFRRMSLALDGSIILAAQTFSYGNSGGEAMAMKIDVDGNLLWSSKFSISGDTSLGLDILSTTDNGYILTGLEYASSYASDWMIVKLDDAGNILWTKRLALDSDETAYSAIQKGDTLIVTGMGRHPYEHVDIYLKMSLADGTLYTTDAYSIDNRSSFSTKIEHSPVGEYRVGVHIIDGADYTQKQDGFIIFDDNMLPKQAFKLDISTPYNNGWYSGFVQTADNGYILASSPRTGNTGYLFKFDQNHNLVYTKRFTSTQQMWTGYTIEATDGSIWTVGSEDNHVLVMKLTAAGMFDNCPNEDVSRTTTPVSYTKVPGYAFNSITDYNFLNTQFTAASTNFTFNVDSLCKTAAVCGDISIQGRDTVCSLTDSVTYIARTGACGIGTASWTLPAGATSRIVNDSTIRVVFGTAGAQQLIVENQLACEVQRDTLLVRVLPAPVLELGRDSIVCNGLAVTLDAGAGFRTYRWQDGSTAQTYIVNGMTGRYYVTTTDYCNNVFSDTIRVNYRSLADFSVYPTDTTLCSPSPINFLATGGDTYVWTPATYLNNASISNPVGTPTASIVYNVMISDTVCMRNQQLTATIHIETPPTLELGADTIICNGAAVTLDAGAGFQTYRWQDGSTSSTLTATAAGEYYVDVTDNCNHIISDTIHLSYRTATQFAVTPTDTTVCASAPVNFQAAGGDVYTWTPNTYLSADNVSNPIATPTQSITYNLVISDTVCNRSQSFSINVNVAQVPTLELGADSTICDAGNITLDAGAGFRSYRWQDGSTSQTLTINASGTYYVDVIDNCNNASSDTIRMNYRPATLFTVTPADTAICLPGQINYRAAGGDTYAWTPNTYLSADNISNPVATPTQAITYNVVISDTVCHRTQTRTVNVTINQTPLLELGADSTICDGRVITLDAGAGFRTYSWQDGSTSRTYTVNAQSGEYYVRATDNCNNIVTDTIQLDYRSAAAFTVNPSDTSYCELSQINFLATGGDTYRWTPSTYLSADNISNPIGMPTESIEYSLLISDTVCHRTEQMTVRINIDPVPDVTVSKSNDINCSVGAAQLIATGGTRYEWSPVTGLNNPAVANPVARPGASTTYAVRVYNATGCYTDDSIRVEFLKTGSAEIYAPTGFTPNGDGVNDIFRLRSSGENKIKVFSVYNRWGELVFTTTDASKGWNGMYKGAMQEAGSYYWFVQASNPCDGEFLRKGHVILIK from the coding sequence ATGAAGTTTGTTTTCTTTATTCTGTCGTTACTGATAGCAGGTAACGTCTATTCGCAATGTACGAGTAGTACATTCAGATTTATTCTGAGGGGAAATGGTTCGGAATCAGCTCAGAGTATTATTGAAATTGCTGGCGGAGACATGATCATTGGTGGAGAAACCACCAGTTTCGGCGCTGGTAACACCGACCTGTTTCTGACCAGGATCACCCGTAGTGGCCAGATCGTATGGAGTAAGACCTACGGCGGTGCTGCACGTGAGCAATTCAGAAGAATGAGTCTGGCGCTGGATGGTTCGATCATTTTAGCTGCGCAGACTTTCTCTTATGGCAATTCCGGCGGTGAAGCGATGGCTATGAAAATAGACGTTGACGGTAACCTGCTATGGTCTTCCAAATTTTCCATCAGCGGCGACACCAGCCTTGGTCTTGACATTCTCAGTACCACTGACAATGGCTACATTTTAACCGGACTTGAATATGCTTCCAGCTATGCATCCGACTGGATGATCGTAAAACTTGATGATGCAGGTAACATCCTCTGGACGAAAAGGCTTGCCTTGGATTCAGACGAAACAGCTTATTCTGCCATCCAGAAAGGCGATACCCTGATCGTGACCGGTATGGGGCGCCATCCTTATGAACACGTCGACATATACCTTAAAATGTCGCTGGCCGATGGTACATTATACACTACTGACGCTTACAGTATTGATAACAGAAGCTCTTTCAGTACAAAAATTGAACATTCTCCTGTAGGAGAATACCGTGTGGGTGTGCATATTATCGATGGCGCCGATTATACCCAGAAGCAGGATGGTTTTATCATCTTTGATGACAACATGTTGCCCAAACAGGCATTTAAACTGGACATCAGTACACCTTATAATAATGGCTGGTATTCAGGGTTTGTACAAACTGCGGATAACGGATACATCCTGGCTAGTAGTCCGCGGACGGGCAACACCGGCTACCTGTTCAAATTTGATCAGAACCACAACCTCGTATATACCAAACGTTTTACCTCTACACAGCAAATGTGGACAGGGTATACCATTGAAGCTACTGACGGAAGCATCTGGACAGTGGGAAGCGAAGACAATCACGTACTTGTGATGAAGCTGACGGCCGCTGGTATGTTTGACAACTGTCCGAATGAAGATGTGTCGAGAACGACTACCCCTGTCAGCTATACCAAAGTGCCAGGTTATGCCTTTAACTCCATCACTGACTATAATTTCCTGAATACACAATTCACAGCGGCCAGCACCAATTTTACGTTTAACGTAGATTCTCTGTGTAAAACGGCGGCTGTCTGCGGAGATATCAGTATACAAGGAAGAGATACGGTGTGTAGTCTGACGGATTCTGTCACATACATTGCCCGTACAGGTGCATGTGGTATCGGCACTGCCAGCTGGACATTGCCTGCAGGCGCTACTTCCAGAATCGTGAATGACTCAACGATCAGGGTCGTATTCGGTACTGCCGGTGCGCAGCAGCTTATCGTAGAAAACCAGCTTGCCTGTGAGGTACAGCGGGACACGTTGCTGGTACGTGTACTGCCGGCGCCTGTTCTGGAACTGGGAAGAGACAGCATTGTCTGTAACGGTCTGGCGGTGACGCTGGATGCCGGTGCCGGATTCCGTACCTACAGATGGCAGGATGGCAGCACCGCACAGACGTATATTGTGAATGGAATGACAGGCAGATATTACGTAACAACCACAGACTATTGTAATAATGTATTTTCAGATACGATCCGTGTGAACTACCGTTCCCTGGCGGACTTCTCCGTGTATCCGACTGATACTACCCTTTGTTCTCCATCACCGATCAACTTCCTGGCTACAGGGGGAGATACCTACGTATGGACGCCGGCTACCTATTTAAATAATGCCAGTATCAGCAATCCGGTAGGTACGCCAACGGCATCGATCGTGTACAATGTAATGATCTCTGATACCGTTTGTATGAGAAACCAGCAGTTGACTGCTACGATTCATATCGAAACGCCGCCTACCCTGGAACTGGGTGCTGACACGATTATCTGTAACGGCGCTGCTGTAACGCTGGATGCCGGTGCAGGTTTCCAGACTTACAGATGGCAGGATGGCAGTACGTCCAGCACACTCACCGCAACTGCTGCAGGGGAATACTATGTAGACGTTACTGACAACTGTAATCATATCATATCAGATACCATTCACCTGAGCTACCGGACTGCTACACAGTTTGCCGTAACGCCGACTGATACCACAGTCTGTGCGTCTGCGCCGGTGAATTTCCAGGCTGCAGGTGGAGATGTCTATACATGGACGCCGAATACTTACCTGAGCGCTGACAATGTCAGCAATCCGATAGCGACGCCAACACAGTCCATCACTTATAACCTGGTGATTTCTGATACTGTTTGTAACAGATCTCAATCATTTAGCATCAATGTCAACGTAGCGCAGGTACCTACGCTGGAACTGGGAGCCGACAGCACCATCTGTGATGCCGGCAATATAACGCTGGATGCCGGTGCAGGATTCCGTAGCTACAGATGGCAGGATGGCAGCACTTCACAGACACTCACAATAAATGCTTCCGGTACGTATTATGTAGACGTCATTGACAATTGTAACAATGCATCATCAGATACGATTCGCATGAACTACCGTCCGGCTACACTGTTTACGGTAACGCCGGCGGATACCGCTATCTGCCTTCCCGGACAGATCAACTACCGGGCTGCAGGCGGAGATACTTATGCATGGACGCCGAATACATACCTGAGCGCTGACAATATCAGCAATCCGGTAGCGACACCGACACAGGCGATCACTTACAATGTAGTGATCTCTGATACGGTTTGTCACAGAACACAAACACGGACAGTGAACGTTACGATCAATCAAACACCTCTGCTGGAACTGGGTGCTGACAGTACCATTTGTGACGGTCGTGTGATTACACTGGATGCCGGTGCAGGATTCCGTACTTATAGCTGGCAGGACGGCAGCACTTCCCGTACTTACACGGTGAATGCACAATCAGGCGAGTACTATGTAAGAGCAACGGACAACTGTAATAACATAGTAACAGATACGATCCAGCTGGACTACCGTTCTGCGGCTGCATTCACAGTAAATCCGAGCGATACCTCCTACTGTGAACTTTCTCAGATCAACTTCCTGGCGACAGGCGGAGATACTTACAGATGGACGCCGAGCACTTATCTAAGCGCTGATAATATCAGCAATCCGATAGGTATGCCTACTGAGTCGATTGAATATAGTCTGCTGATCTCGGATACGGTTTGTCACAGAACAGAACAAATGACGGTAAGGATCAATATTGATCCGGTACCGGATGTGACTGTCTCTAAATCCAATGATATCAACTGTTCCGTGGGCGCCGCACAACTGATCGCTACAGGCGGTACCCGTTATGAGTGGTCTCCGGTAACGGGACTGAATAATCCGGCAGTAGCGAACCCGGTTGCACGTCCGGGAGCAAGCACCACCTACGCGGTAAGAGTCTACAATGCAACAGGTTGTTATACAGACGATTCAATCAGGGTAGAATTCCTTAAAACGGGTAGTGCCGAGATTTACGCACCGACAGGTTTTACACCTAACGGAGATGGCGTAAACGATATATTCCGTCTGAGAAGTTCAGGAGAGAATAAAATCAAAGTCTTCTCTGTGTACAATCGCTGGGGAGAACTGGTATTTACCACTACTGATGCCTCAAAAGGCTGGAACGGTATGTACAAAGGAGCCATGCAGGAAGCGGGTAGTTATTACTGGTTTGTACAGGCGTCTAACCCTTGTGACGGAGAGTTTTTAAGGAAAGGACATGTGATATTGATTAAGTAA
- a CDS encoding MarR family winged helix-turn-helix transcriptional regulator codes for MDKDQIRQVRKLSQLYAYTSIQMHEAVARKAGLSGTDHKYLGFLMEKGQMTAGELSTLTGLTTGAVTGLIDRFEKKKLVKRRFAEDDRRKVLIEPITENIMALLTPLYKSFRSQSEKLLASFAENERSIIESYFSQAIAIMQETTDKLNNK; via the coding sequence ATGGATAAAGATCAGATCAGGCAGGTAAGAAAGCTGAGCCAGTTATACGCATATACTTCTATCCAGATGCACGAGGCGGTTGCCCGGAAGGCCGGACTTTCAGGTACTGACCATAAATACCTCGGCTTCTTAATGGAAAAAGGGCAGATGACTGCAGGGGAGCTGTCAACACTCACTGGTTTGACTACCGGTGCAGTGACCGGATTGATAGACAGATTTGAGAAGAAAAAGCTGGTAAAAAGACGATTTGCCGAGGATGACAGACGGAAAGTCCTGATTGAACCTATTACCGAAAACATCATGGCCTTGCTGACGCCGCTCTATAAAAGCTTCCGCAGTCAGTCGGAAAAGCTCCTGGCCTCCTTTGCTGAGAACGAACGCAGTATCATTGAAAGTTATTTCTCACAGGCCATTGCCATCATGCAGGAAACAACAGATAAACTCAATAATAAATAA